CTGGgggagcggggcggggccggTTGGGGAGCAACTTCCTGTCCGTGGGCGGAGAGGAGGTTGtcgggggctggggctggagaacAATGGCCAGGAGGGCGCGGACTTGCCGGCGTCTACCCGCTGCGTGCTGAGAGCTGGCTGCGCTGCCCTTCGGACCGCCCCATCCCCGGCTTCCCGCGCCCGGCGAGGTGGACTCGCCTCCCGGGGTCCCGGGAGCTGCCGCAGGCCTCGCGGAGGTTCCCGGATCTCGGCGTCGGCGCCGCGACGTCCTTGTCTCTCTTCTGGGGACCAGGAGGGGGTTCtcggggaaggaggggaaagcgGAGGCCGCCATCTTGCTTTCGGGGGCCGCCGCTCCCCCTGGTTGTCCCAGGGTGGAGGCCGCTTGTCCCGTGGCCGGGGTTTTCCCGAGTGGGGCTGGCGACGTGGCTCGTTGCGGACGGAAAACTTGGAGATGGTTTGGTCGGTTCCCTGCCCTGGCCGGAGGGTTCCGGTAGCCGCCCTGGGCCTCGGGTCTAACTGCTGATCCCTGGAGAGCCCGGACCTTAgggtgttttgtgattttttactGAGGGGACTCGAGTCCCCGGACACCGCAGGCCTCGTGTCCGGTGCGGCCCTGAGATCAGGCGGCGCCCCCATCTTGTGATTTGGTGGCTTGAGTTAGAAGAGTTGCACTAAATCGGCTCCTCTGTTTGACCCTTTCCACAGATTTGAACGAGATCGTTTGCTTAAGATCCGTTAGCGCTCGGAGTCTTCCCTGTTGACATTTATTtatccccttctctcctcccactgCTGAGTAGCAGTTCCCAGCTTTGCACAACTCGTTCAAGGAATGCCCACTCTGACGGGCCGACGTGGAAGCAAGTAATTATGGTTGGAGGGATGGTGGACCAAGGTATCCAGAGGGAAGAATGGAGGTCTCATAACTGCGTTAGGTTTTCAAGATAAGGGATTTCCCAGCACAAACTTAAGGGTGGGATGGTAAAGCCAAATCCTAGCAAAAAGGACATGcagcaaagggaaaaatagtaTGTGTTTAGAAGTCTGAGTTGCTGAAAAGGATGAATCTGGAGAAGCAGATAGGAACCAAATTGTGAACCGTCTTTCACTCCTTGGTGAGGCAATGAATAGAGGAGTGACCCTGGACAGTTTTACAGTTTAGGCTGTTGGTAGAGGACATTAgttgagaggaagaagaggggaagagggcTTGTGGACGATGGGACTTGACAGAaatcaagagaaaggataaggacCATTATGGGGAGTGTCTGTGAGCACCCAAAGAAGATGGATTCCAAAAATACCAGGATGCCAAATCAAGTGATTGTAATTGTAATTGATTGCTGGGAGGAAGATTCTGGGTAAGCCAATGGAAGTAGCAACATGATGCCTTGCTTTGCGTTGGGGAGAGGGTAAAGGTGTACATTACCAAATGGAATAGGGAATGGCTGCGATGGGAAAAGGGAGGGGATGTGGAAACGAGTGCCATTTTGGACCTGGCCAGCTTGAGGTGCCAGTGATGCTGTCTCAGGCAGTTGCTACATGGGTCCGGAGTTCTGGGCTGAAGTTAGAAACACCACAGGCTTGTATCACCACATGCAAGCCCACTGCAGGCCCACTTTGTCGAGCACAG
Above is a genomic segment from Mustela nigripes isolate SB6536 chromosome 4, MUSNIG.SB6536, whole genome shotgun sequence containing:
- the RALA gene encoding ras-related protein Ral-A isoform X1; the encoded protein is MGAPPDLRAAPDTRPAVSGDSSPLSKKSQNTLRSGLSRDQQLDPRPRAATGTLRPGQGTDQTISKFSVRNEPRRQPHSGKPRPRDKRPPPWDNQGERRPPKARWRPPLSPPSPRTPSWSPEERQGRRGADAEIREPPRGLRQLPGPREASPPRRAREAGDGAVRRAAQPALSTQRVDAGKSAPSWPLFSSPSPRQPPLRPRTGSCSPTGPAPLPQRPGSDLRRLLQSGQEEGGSPESGAPRVLLLLLPPRLRRRPSDSSFCRSRRGASQTTRAKLSPAEASPAAASRTRGAEDRLAVQILLTPLLQTL